One Fuerstiella marisgermanici DNA window includes the following coding sequences:
- a CDS encoding ABC transporter ATP-binding protein, whose translation MSVLVTHSLCKSYGARRGVNDINLTVDHGEIFGFLGPNGAGKSTTIRLLMGFLKPSSGTATIFGKDCWTDSESVKRDLGYVAGDVRLYPWLTARRAFRIVGEIRHQDLFEEGLKLAERFRLEPDLPVRKMSRGNRQKLALVMALAHRPKLVILDEPTSGLDPLMQDTLADCLKEMASEGRTIFFSSHTLSEVESLCDRIAIVRDGRIVADEKLATMKQRAPRSVILTFATDEAATLCETPEFLHKQKQTANQIHLQLHGPAIELTNWAATQTITDISIGPPNLESLFRRYYQTDEAAAASVEAQQ comes from the coding sequence ATGAGTGTTCTCGTCACCCACAGTCTCTGCAAATCCTATGGCGCTCGCCGCGGCGTTAACGACATCAATTTGACTGTCGACCATGGCGAAATCTTCGGATTCCTCGGTCCGAACGGAGCCGGTAAATCCACCACGATTCGCCTGCTGATGGGCTTTTTGAAACCGTCGTCAGGCACGGCCACCATCTTTGGAAAAGACTGCTGGACCGACAGCGAGAGCGTCAAACGGGATCTCGGATACGTGGCTGGCGATGTGCGACTCTACCCGTGGCTGACTGCTCGGCGAGCGTTTCGAATTGTCGGCGAGATACGGCATCAGGATCTGTTTGAAGAAGGCCTGAAACTGGCCGAACGGTTTCGCCTAGAACCTGACCTTCCGGTACGAAAGATGTCTCGAGGCAACCGACAGAAGTTAGCGCTGGTCATGGCGTTAGCGCACCGACCAAAGCTGGTCATTCTGGACGAACCCACCTCCGGCCTCGACCCGCTGATGCAGGACACTCTGGCGGATTGCCTAAAAGAAATGGCCAGCGAAGGCCGCACGATCTTCTTTTCCAGCCACACTCTTAGCGAAGTGGAATCGTTGTGCGACCGCATCGCAATCGTCCGCGATGGTCGAATCGTGGCGGACGAAAAACTTGCCACAATGAAGCAGCGAGCTCCGAGATCTGTGATCCTCACCTTCGCAACGGACGAGGCAGCAACGCTTTGCGAGACTCCCGAATTTCTGCATAAGCAGAAGCAAACAGCAAATCAAATTCACCTGCAGCTACACGGCCCGGCGATTGAACTAACAAACTGGGCGGCAACGCAAACCATCACAGACATCAGCATTGGGCCACCAAATCTGGAATCACTGTTCCGGCGATACTACCAAACAGATGAAGCTGCTGCGGCATCCGTGGAGGCGCAGCAATGA
- a CDS encoding arylsulfatase: protein MLRKLSSTIAVFLLLSSVAPAGAAERPNIVLMMVDDLGFSDFGCYGSEIETPNIDALASGGVRMNQFYNTAKCHSSRICLLTGKYTFQAGNEAMDNALTIAEVMQHNGYFTAMAGKWHLKQEPTDRGFMRYWGHLSGATNFFSGDDTFRLNGQPWSDFDDDFYTTDTNVDYAIQFISEALAADKPFFQYIAFNAPHYPLQAKKKDVLKYKGRYAIGWDELRKRRYARQVELGIIDAKHKLSPRPDYIPAWEDLTDKEREWEEARMEVFAAMVDCVDQNVGRLVRHLKAKGVYDNTLILLCSDNGACPFDRTRGKDLKPWDPKSYWCYDVGWAHAGNTPFRWYKQNQHEGGISSPLVAHWPDGVTAKPGSISDQPGHLIDLSATCFDAANAAYPDEFAGKPTTAIQGQSLLPILKGKQRDGHEWLYFQFGDNRAIRRGDWKAVSARGGRWELYNLAEDRSELNDLASSKKGLVTGLSELWDRAADTVDHAPKKFRRPVKDSLQTFPANSMTQRAAGPKAKPAAGGQQRGKRKNVNDER, encoded by the coding sequence ATGCTCAGAAAACTTTCGTCCACCATCGCTGTGTTTCTGTTGCTGTCGAGTGTCGCACCGGCCGGCGCCGCCGAGCGTCCCAACATTGTGCTGATGATGGTGGACGACCTTGGTTTTTCAGATTTTGGGTGCTACGGCAGCGAAATTGAAACGCCGAACATAGACGCCCTTGCCAGTGGCGGCGTCCGTATGAACCAGTTCTATAACACGGCTAAATGCCATTCATCGCGAATCTGTTTGTTGACGGGGAAGTACACGTTTCAGGCTGGCAACGAAGCCATGGACAACGCTTTGACAATCGCCGAAGTGATGCAGCACAACGGCTATTTTACCGCGATGGCTGGCAAGTGGCATTTGAAGCAGGAACCGACGGATCGGGGCTTCATGCGATACTGGGGACATCTGTCCGGTGCCACAAACTTCTTTTCGGGCGACGACACCTTCCGCCTGAATGGGCAACCGTGGTCGGATTTCGACGATGATTTCTATACCACCGATACCAACGTTGACTATGCGATTCAGTTTATCAGCGAGGCGTTGGCGGCTGATAAGCCGTTCTTCCAATACATCGCTTTCAACGCGCCACACTATCCGTTGCAGGCAAAAAAGAAAGACGTGCTGAAGTACAAAGGGCGCTACGCGATTGGCTGGGATGAACTCCGCAAACGCCGCTACGCCAGACAGGTGGAACTCGGCATCATCGATGCAAAACACAAGCTCAGTCCTCGACCTGACTACATACCGGCGTGGGAAGATCTGACTGACAAAGAACGCGAATGGGAAGAGGCACGCATGGAAGTCTTCGCGGCGATGGTGGATTGCGTCGATCAAAACGTCGGGCGCCTCGTTCGTCATCTGAAAGCAAAAGGTGTGTACGATAATACGCTGATTCTGCTGTGCTCAGATAACGGAGCCTGTCCGTTCGATCGCACTCGCGGCAAAGATCTAAAGCCCTGGGATCCGAAGTCCTATTGGTGCTATGACGTTGGTTGGGCTCATGCCGGTAACACGCCCTTTCGTTGGTACAAACAGAATCAGCATGAAGGCGGAATTTCATCGCCGCTAGTCGCTCATTGGCCAGACGGCGTGACTGCGAAGCCCGGTTCCATCAGTGATCAGCCGGGGCACCTTATCGATCTGTCCGCCACGTGTTTTGATGCGGCGAACGCTGCTTACCCCGATGAGTTCGCCGGCAAACCAACGACCGCGATTCAGGGGCAATCGTTGTTGCCGATCCTGAAGGGCAAACAACGCGACGGCCATGAATGGCTCTACTTCCAGTTTGGTGATAATCGAGCCATCCGACGCGGCGACTGGAAAGCCGTCTCAGCACGCGGCGGGCGATGGGAGCTCTATAATCTTGCCGAAGATCGCTCGGAACTGAACGACCTGGCCTCGTCGAAAAAAGGCCTCGTGACCGGACTAAGTGAGCTTTGGGATCGTGCGGCGGATACAGTCGACCACGCGCCAAAGAAGTTTCGGCGGCCTGTGAAAGACAGCCTGCAAACGTTTCCTGCAAACTCGATGACTCAACGAGCTGCCGGGCCGAAGGCGAAACCGGCTGCGGGAGGCCAGCAACGCGGTAAGAGAAAGAATGTGAACGATGAACGCTGA
- a CDS encoding OsmC family protein, giving the protein MNAEKLKQIQAPLKARYADDSASALDTQRAVGKIDCEGLTCHVETHCATPGMTTSSLHIMAGGDGSHACAGDMLLQSLVACSGVTFAAVSTAMGLTISSASVEARGTMDFRGTLGVDREAPVGLTSIELIFDISSDEPDEKIDKLIQLTERYCVVLQTISKGANVSCQRR; this is encoded by the coding sequence ATGAACGCTGAAAAACTCAAACAGATTCAGGCACCGTTGAAAGCCCGATACGCGGACGACTCCGCTTCCGCTCTGGACACTCAGCGAGCCGTCGGAAAAATTGACTGCGAAGGACTGACCTGCCACGTAGAAACGCACTGTGCTACGCCGGGAATGACAACATCGAGCCTGCACATTATGGCCGGAGGCGACGGAAGTCATGCCTGTGCAGGGGATATGCTGCTGCAGTCGCTGGTGGCATGTTCAGGAGTGACCTTTGCCGCAGTGTCGACGGCCATGGGACTCACCATCAGCAGTGCCAGCGTGGAAGCTCGCGGGACGATGGATTTTCGAGGCACATTGGGCGTTGATCGCGAAGCGCCCGTCGGTTTGACTTCGATTGAACTCATTTTCGACATCAGCAGTGACGAACCCGACGAAAAAATCGACAAGCTGATTCAGCTCACTGAACGCTACTGCGTCGTCCTGCAGACGATCAGCAAGGGCGCAAACGTTTCCTGCCAGCGGCGGTAG
- a CDS encoding prepilin peptidase — translation MPVVLMCLFVFGAFVGRFLNVCIDRFPKHDILSDQLKSVLTRQTVCRNCQAKPTPTERIPVLGWFLAGRRCHSCRRLLPVDLPVVELMTGILFAVVYWFEIPTGANATISAGGLTSSEGPHGPEVIKNLWSPIVWLHLRYALHMLMICGLIVATDIDRKRRIIPDGSTIPIMLLALAASGIFGQLYIVPIWFQDSSMVSTLRPLMPELLKPLFVPWDASEFAREWPHWHGFLVSVFGMIVGAGSVWMVRQVGFLVLKQEAMGFGDVVLMGMIGSVIGWQPVLAVFVFAPLLAIFAAIINWVAHRDNEIPYGPFLSIATVLLLLTWPTAWPFAKRFFDMGPFLVLMAVFMIVLLAGSLQLVQILKRMLGIQTATQGDLDAEWNSADHLMYYNGERPDEQTGQWPLEQWPGARAGRGLKQSHDWKRGS, via the coding sequence ATGCCCGTTGTCCTCATGTGCCTGTTCGTGTTCGGCGCGTTTGTTGGTCGATTCTTAAATGTGTGCATCGATCGCTTTCCGAAGCACGACATTCTGAGCGACCAACTGAAGTCGGTTCTGACACGGCAAACCGTTTGTCGAAACTGCCAGGCCAAACCAACGCCAACAGAACGCATTCCTGTCCTGGGCTGGTTCCTGGCTGGCCGCCGGTGTCATTCGTGCAGACGCTTATTGCCGGTGGACCTTCCCGTCGTGGAACTGATGACCGGAATTCTGTTCGCCGTGGTTTATTGGTTTGAAATTCCAACCGGGGCGAACGCGACGATCTCAGCCGGTGGCCTGACGTCTTCAGAAGGCCCTCATGGTCCGGAAGTCATCAAGAATTTATGGTCGCCGATTGTGTGGCTGCATCTGCGATACGCATTGCACATGCTGATGATCTGCGGCCTGATCGTGGCGACCGACATCGACCGCAAACGTCGAATCATCCCGGACGGCAGCACCATTCCCATCATGCTACTGGCCTTGGCTGCCAGTGGGATCTTTGGGCAGCTGTATATCGTGCCCATCTGGTTTCAGGATTCCAGTATGGTCAGCACACTGCGTCCGTTGATGCCGGAATTGCTGAAGCCGTTGTTTGTGCCATGGGACGCCAGCGAATTCGCGCGTGAGTGGCCTCATTGGCACGGCTTCTTGGTGAGCGTGTTCGGGATGATTGTCGGTGCCGGATCCGTATGGATGGTGCGGCAGGTTGGGTTTCTGGTTTTGAAGCAGGAGGCGATGGGCTTTGGCGACGTCGTTCTGATGGGCATGATCGGCAGCGTCATCGGGTGGCAGCCCGTTCTGGCCGTATTCGTGTTCGCTCCATTGCTGGCCATTTTCGCCGCCATCATTAACTGGGTCGCTCACAGAGACAACGAAATTCCGTATGGCCCATTTCTGAGTATCGCGACCGTCCTGCTGCTGCTGACATGGCCCACGGCGTGGCCCTTCGCGAAGCGGTTCTTTGACATGGGGCCGTTTCTGGTTTTGATGGCCGTGTTTATGATTGTGCTGCTGGCGGGATCTTTGCAGCTGGTTCAGATATTGAAACGCATGCTGGGCATTCAGACAGCAACGCAGGGCGATCTCGATGCGGAGTGGAATTCCGCCGATCACCTCATGTACTACAACGGCGAACGACCGGACGAACAGACCGGACAATGGCCACTGGAACAGTGGCCGGGCGCGCGAGCCGGGCGAGGGCTAAAACAGTCCCATGACTGGAAACGCGGGAGCTGA
- a CDS encoding shikimate kinase yields the protein MVVTLIGYRGCGKSSVGPLLARQLGCDCVDSDDQIEARAGKSIREIFATDGVDEFRRLETEVLTDLIAQDNIVIAAGGGAILAEVNRQRIQAAGPVVWLRATVETLAARICGDGTTADRRPSLTGKSVEVEVAEVLKARLPLYESTSSIIVDSDMATPQELADEIFSRLPSDAAEGKR from the coding sequence ATGGTCGTCACTCTGATCGGATATCGCGGCTGCGGCAAGTCGAGTGTCGGTCCTTTGCTCGCGCGGCAACTGGGATGCGACTGCGTCGACAGCGACGACCAAATTGAAGCTCGCGCGGGCAAATCGATTCGTGAGATCTTTGCGACTGACGGCGTCGATGAATTTCGGAGGCTGGAAACCGAAGTTCTGACCGACCTGATCGCGCAAGACAACATCGTGATCGCAGCCGGTGGCGGAGCGATTCTGGCGGAAGTCAATCGGCAGCGCATACAGGCAGCGGGGCCGGTTGTCTGGCTACGAGCCACCGTGGAAACTCTGGCGGCACGCATTTGTGGAGATGGCACAACAGCGGACCGCCGCCCCAGCCTCACTGGCAAGTCGGTTGAAGTGGAAGTCGCGGAAGTCCTGAAGGCTCGCCTACCGCTGTACGAATCCACGTCGTCCATCATTGTTGATTCAGACATGGCCACGCCGCAGGAACTGGCCGATGAAATCTTCAGCCGGTTGCCCTCGGATGCAGCGGAGGGCAAACGGTGA
- the aroE gene encoding shikimate dehydrogenase, with the protein MICISLGRTRHSAFLEGHQHLAELNAELVELRVDWIRKRPDIGRLLKDRPTPVLVTCRRPEDRGRWSGTEEQRLALLREAIIAGAEYVDIEEDVAKTIPRYGDTKRIVSYHNFDETPLELSEIHQRMTQLDPDIIKIVTMANKPSDNVRILEMVRAAEVPTIGFCMGEFGTISRILCGQMGSPFTYAGFSSEREMAPGQLTFAETRNLYRFNKIAKDTQIFGVIGDPIVHSLSPLLHNAAFREVGFDGVYLPLRIPADNLQESLQEYEKLNVSGYSVTIPHKEAVLEFADVPDEQSETIGAANTLFKKDNQWHATNTDYDAIAETIVAALEKSPTHVADLAGRRVLILGAGGVARAAASAMQQRGATVVVTNRTRQRGEALAAELECLFVNWANRGAEACEILINCTSVGMHPDINKSPFEDYWLNEDMLVFDTVYTPENTLLLKDARARGCATASGLEMFVRQAAQQFKLFTGQEPPLDHMTETLRRALSLTQS; encoded by the coding sequence ATGATCTGCATCAGTCTCGGAAGAACGCGCCATTCCGCCTTTTTGGAAGGGCACCAGCATCTGGCGGAACTCAATGCCGAACTGGTTGAGCTGCGCGTGGACTGGATTCGCAAACGACCGGACATTGGTCGCCTGCTAAAAGACCGTCCCACGCCGGTGCTGGTCACGTGTCGCCGGCCGGAGGATCGAGGCCGGTGGTCGGGAACCGAAGAGCAACGGCTCGCCCTGCTGCGTGAAGCCATTATCGCGGGCGCGGAATACGTCGACATCGAAGAAGACGTTGCCAAAACGATTCCTCGGTACGGCGACACCAAACGCATCGTCAGTTATCACAACTTCGACGAAACGCCGCTTGAGTTGTCCGAAATCCATCAGCGGATGACTCAGCTTGATCCCGACATCATCAAAATCGTAACGATGGCCAACAAGCCGTCGGACAACGTACGCATTCTGGAAATGGTCCGTGCAGCTGAAGTGCCCACCATCGGATTCTGCATGGGCGAATTTGGCACGATCAGCCGCATTCTATGTGGTCAGATGGGCTCGCCATTCACCTATGCCGGGTTCAGCAGCGAACGCGAGATGGCTCCCGGGCAATTGACGTTTGCTGAGACTCGCAACTTGTATCGCTTCAACAAGATCGCGAAAGACACTCAGATTTTTGGTGTCATCGGAGATCCGATTGTTCATAGCCTCAGCCCTCTCCTCCACAACGCCGCGTTTCGCGAAGTTGGTTTTGACGGCGTATATTTGCCTCTGCGAATTCCGGCCGACAATCTGCAGGAATCGCTTCAGGAATACGAAAAACTGAACGTCAGCGGCTACAGCGTCACCATCCCGCACAAGGAAGCCGTGCTGGAATTTGCGGACGTACCGGACGAACAATCCGAAACCATCGGTGCGGCCAATACGCTGTTCAAAAAAGACAATCAGTGGCACGCAACGAACACAGATTACGATGCGATTGCCGAAACTATTGTCGCGGCGTTGGAGAAATCCCCGACTCATGTGGCCGACCTTGCCGGGCGTCGAGTCTTAATTCTTGGCGCCGGTGGTGTGGCTCGAGCAGCCGCCAGTGCCATGCAGCAGCGCGGCGCGACGGTGGTGGTAACCAACCGAACGCGGCAACGAGGCGAAGCGCTGGCGGCAGAACTGGAATGTTTGTTCGTGAACTGGGCCAATCGAGGCGCGGAAGCGTGTGAGATCCTGATCAACTGCACTTCGGTGGGTATGCATCCGGACATCAACAAGTCTCCGTTTGAAGACTACTGGCTGAACGAAGACATGCTGGTCTTCGACACGGTTTACACGCCGGAGAACACCCTGCTGCTGAAGGACGCTCGGGCACGAGGCTGTGCGACGGCCAGCGGCCTGGAAATGTTTGTCCGCCAGGCAGCTCAGCAGTTCAAGCTGTTTACAGGGCAGGAACCACCGCTGGACCACATGACCGAAACGCTCCGCCGAGCACTTAGTCTGACGCAAAGTTAA
- the mutL gene encoding DNA mismatch repair endonuclease MutL — MSRIQQLDPHVINRIAAGEVIERPASVVKELLENSVDALATRIEVDISTGGIDLIRISDNGEGMHPDDLLLSVTSHATSKIRSDEDLQKVATMGFRGEALASIASISRFRIRTRRLGLDTGLDTGRELQADGGDVNINRECGCPQGTVIEVHNLFFNTPARRKFLKKPSTEFGRISEQFSKIALANPNLHLVLRHNDKLVYELPATPNQLERIRRFFGSDLGDKLIPVESKATTEAGEEIRLWGFVGDPSFSRGTRKDQYLFLNGRHIQDRSLQHALGEAYRGLLMVGRHPVSFLFLELPPHLVDVNVHPTKTEVRFQDGQSLYRQLLHTLRDKFLSLNFQSEIQVPTARRTEANANTNPNAPLQKELDIWAASVSQTDRPAMAAPAAAIQTPRYAGDAVTSSAPAIRPNLKSSAFRLAVTDAMSEFAEAPGTAVATETAFAVDETETADQPHSMDVIESAVPVPVDDSSGATPELTAVSGGATSSDIVYGDDFRAFQIHDCYLVVAGDEGLEVIDQHALHERILYEHLRLRVLEGQVESQKLLMPEAIECSAGEAAVLMEYRELLIEIGFEIEDFGGTTILVSAHPVMLPRGNFVRILRDMAERLEESDGKTSRRDLLDHMMHTMACKAAIKAGQRLAPEEMQELLRQRHTVDDAHHCPHGRPTSLMLSRATLDKQFGRLG; from the coding sequence ATGTCTCGTATTCAGCAACTTGATCCTCACGTCATCAATCGCATCGCGGCTGGCGAAGTGATTGAGCGGCCGGCGAGTGTCGTGAAGGAGTTGCTCGAAAACAGCGTGGACGCCCTGGCGACTCGGATTGAAGTCGACATTTCTACGGGCGGCATCGATCTGATTCGCATTTCGGACAACGGCGAGGGCATGCACCCGGACGACCTGCTTCTGTCCGTCACCAGCCACGCCACCAGTAAAATCCGCAGCGACGAAGACCTGCAAAAAGTCGCCACGATGGGCTTTCGCGGAGAAGCGCTGGCGTCGATTGCGTCGATCAGCCGTTTTCGAATCCGCACGCGACGACTGGGTCTCGATACCGGTCTCGATACCGGCCGCGAACTGCAGGCTGACGGAGGCGACGTCAATATCAACCGCGAATGCGGGTGCCCTCAGGGAACGGTGATCGAAGTTCACAACCTGTTCTTCAACACGCCCGCTCGCCGCAAATTTCTGAAAAAGCCGTCTACGGAATTTGGCCGGATCAGCGAACAGTTTTCGAAGATCGCACTGGCAAATCCCAACCTTCACCTGGTGCTGCGGCACAACGACAAACTGGTGTACGAACTTCCGGCGACGCCCAATCAATTAGAACGCATCCGGCGGTTCTTTGGCAGCGATCTGGGCGACAAGCTTATTCCGGTGGAATCAAAAGCCACCACTGAGGCAGGCGAAGAGATTCGATTGTGGGGTTTTGTGGGCGATCCGTCGTTTAGTCGAGGAACTCGCAAAGACCAGTATCTGTTTTTAAACGGACGTCACATTCAGGACCGTAGCCTGCAGCATGCGTTGGGCGAAGCGTATCGAGGCCTATTGATGGTCGGCCGTCATCCGGTCAGCTTTCTGTTTCTGGAATTGCCGCCTCATCTGGTCGATGTCAACGTGCACCCCACGAAAACGGAAGTTCGTTTTCAGGACGGACAGTCGTTGTACCGGCAGCTGCTCCACACGTTGCGTGACAAGTTTCTGTCGTTGAACTTTCAATCAGAAATTCAGGTCCCGACGGCTCGACGGACAGAAGCAAACGCCAACACAAATCCCAACGCCCCGTTGCAGAAGGAACTGGATATCTGGGCGGCATCAGTCAGCCAGACGGACCGCCCGGCGATGGCGGCACCCGCAGCTGCGATCCAAACGCCACGCTACGCGGGCGACGCCGTGACTTCGTCGGCGCCTGCAATTCGTCCGAATCTAAAGTCATCCGCGTTCCGCCTGGCCGTCACAGACGCGATGTCCGAATTTGCGGAAGCCCCTGGCACAGCGGTCGCCACCGAAACGGCTTTCGCCGTCGACGAAACAGAAACGGCAGACCAGCCGCACAGCATGGACGTCATCGAATCGGCAGTGCCGGTGCCCGTCGACGATTCTTCCGGCGCGACTCCGGAATTGACGGCAGTGTCAGGCGGAGCGACCTCTTCTGACATCGTCTACGGCGACGATTTTCGAGCCTTCCAGATTCACGATTGTTACCTGGTGGTCGCAGGCGATGAGGGTCTCGAAGTAATTGACCAACACGCTCTGCACGAACGCATTCTGTACGAACACTTGCGGCTGCGAGTTCTCGAAGGGCAGGTTGAAAGCCAGAAACTGCTGATGCCGGAAGCCATCGAATGCAGCGCGGGCGAAGCGGCGGTGTTGATGGAATACCGTGAATTGCTGATCGAAATCGGCTTTGAAATCGAAGACTTCGGTGGCACAACGATTCTGGTTTCGGCTCATCCCGTAATGTTGCCACGCGGCAACTTCGTGCGAATTTTGCGTGACATGGCAGAACGGCTGGAAGAATCGGACGGCAAAACGTCTCGCCGCGACCTGCTGGACCACATGATGCACACGATGGCGTGCAAAGCGGCGATCAAGGCCGGCCAGCGGCTGGCTCCGGAAGAAATGCAGGAACTGCTGCGCCAGCGACACACTGTCGACGACGCTCACCACTGTCCTCACGGCCGACCGACGTCTCTGATGCTGTCCCGAGCGACCCTTGATAAGCAATTTGGCCGCCTGGGATAG